The Melopsittacus undulatus isolate bMelUnd1 chromosome 24, bMelUnd1.mat.Z, whole genome shotgun sequence genome includes a window with the following:
- the LOC117437599 gene encoding serine/threonine-protein kinase 38-like, which yields MGPPWRRPQGAGTGSGRHAGGGGGAPGLGALLELLLGVVGGLRRRLRRGQREWDREWDREQREWDREQRNGTGNGTLNNGNPIGNNGNAEREIDRNIGNAIGNIGNVIGNIGNPIGNTGKRDREHREQREREHREREHREWDRDADSERHVREFLKWAEPWAAQLQELQLQRSDFEILKVIGRGAFSEVAVVKMKESGEVFAMKIMNKRDLVQRGEVSCFREERDVLVHGDRRWITRLHFAFQDPQCLFLVMEYCVGGDLLTLLSKFGDCLPLPLVRFYLAELVLAIDSVHRLGYVHRYVNGSPLLQALSVSRCRTTSPISLSLYTICTPYPSHTIAMGR from the exons ATGGGTCCT CCATGGCGGCGCCCCCAGGGCGCAGGGACAGGCTCCGGACGGCacgctggggggggggggggggctccggggCTGGGGgcgctgctggagctgctgctgggggtggTGGGGGGGCTGCGACGGCGCCTGCGCAGAGGGCAACGGGAATGGGATCGGGAATGGGATAGGGAACAACGGGAATGGGATCGGGAACAACGGAATGGGACCGGGAATGGGACCCTGAACAACGGGAATCCGATCGGGAACAACGGGAATGCGGAACGGGAAATCGATCGGAACATCGGGAATGCGATCGGGAATATCGGGAATGTGATCGGGAATATCGGGAATCCGATCGGGAATACCGGGAAACGGGACCGGGAGCACCGGGAGCAAAGGGAACGGGAGCACCGGGAACGGGAACACCGGGAATGGGATCGGGACGCGGACAGCGAGAGGCACGTCCGGGAATTCCTCAAATGGG cgGAGCCTTGGGCcgctcagctgcaggagctgcagctgcagagatcTGACTTCGAGATCTTGAAGGTGATTGGACGAGGGGCGTTCAGCGAg GTGGCCGTGGTGAAGATGAAGGAATCGGGAGAGGTTTTTGCCATGAAGATAATGAACAAACGAGACCTGGTGCAGAGGGGGGAG GTCTCCTGTTTCCGGGAGGAACGGGATGTTCTGGTCCATGGGGACAGACGCTGGATCACTCGGCTGCACTTTGCCTTCCAGGACCCCCAGTGTCTG TTCCTGGTCATGGAATACTGTGTGGGTGGTGACCTCCTGACCCTGCTCTCCAAGTTCGGGGACTGTCTCCCCCTGCCCCTGGTTCGGTTCTACCTGGCGGAGCTGGTGCTGGCCATAGACAGCGTGCACCGGCTGGGATACGTGCACCG GTATGTGAATGGCAGCCCCCTGCTGCAGGCGCTGTCCGTCAGCCGCTGCAGAACCACCTCCCCTATATCCCTATCCCTATACACCATATGtaccccatatccatcccatacCATCGCTATGGGCAGGTAG